In Tenebrio molitor chromosome 1, icTenMoli1.1, whole genome shotgun sequence, the sequence tttttaatttattaacttgTTGAATGAGacttgaaaacttttttcagaATTTTGGATATTCTTCATTgaatatatttaaattcttGAATACAGTACTTtccatttaatttacaatttttgaatcTTTTCATTTATTGCTCTCATATTTTTAGTATgtctttcaaatattttcaaagttcTTTTCTTTACATCATCGATGTTTGATGGTACATATTACTACTGTTTTGTTTCTTAATTCTGCTAGTTTCTTAGTTTACGACTACCTGCTTTGTGTTCTACAttatcgaatatttttttactttttattttactttttctcTCTTTTGTTCCCAATTGTTCCGATTTGTTATCTTTTGTTCCGGATTGTTCCCGTTTGTTCTCATTTGTTCTCGTTTTACATGTAATCTTTATGCCAACTGAATTTAGCCCCATATTGAGGGAATTTTTGGAAATACTTTTAGATTTGCAAAAAtctgtttttgttatttttttatttacggtCGAATTGAGATATTCAATGGCAAAATTACGATTTCTCATTTGCGTTACTTCATTGATATTTCTTGGTATATTTAGTTTTTTATCTTGAGTAAAAGATTTGTaacgatttttaaattattggaGTTCAGATGGTTGTCTTGTTTTTAATGGTGTATAATATTCTGCTACAATTTTACTTTCTTTAGTAtttgccattttttttaatttattgcaatttttttttgtttattttgtgaaAGTTTTAATTGGAACATTTCagaatttatataaaaaatggaGATTACATTTCGTAGAAAGTAGTATATGgaattgatatatttttttaattttaatgtcgAAAAACAAGCAAAACATCTTCGAATACGTTATTTACAGTCAGTAAGGATTTCttctattttaataaaactataaaataCAGGTACAGTTCCAGTGGCGGCGGTGGCAAAAGTTTGTCTATGAATTCTCATAAATTATCTTTTTAACATTTACCAGTCTTCAGTTGTGCCTCAGAACAAAAGTTTGTACATGAGTTCATAAAATACTCGAATTCAGAGCAGCATATCTAAAGACTGTATGATACAAGGgtaaattttatataaaatttgcATGTACATTATCTAAGAATTCTTTGTAGCTGGaataattctgtttgttttagtaattttttttatttacagtttTCAAAGTTAGTCCaagttttcctttttttattgtaaagaATCTGCAAGAAAATATGATACGGGGAATAATCAAAAGATTCAAGATGAGTTCAACACTAAGAACAATAGAATATCGACTCCAAAAGGCCGAAGAACGAACCAGAAACCTAGAAGAACAGGccagaaagacggaagaaaaaataaaaaccctaAATGTCCAAATGGGATACTTACAAGTCGGACAGCTTATTTCAGATCTCCAAAACGAAATGGGACAATATGTGTTTGGGAAAGAGAAGGTggaacaaaattgaaaattatttgggTACGGGCAGTGGGGTGAGAATCCATTATTGACTGACGGAATCTGCCTGTATTTAAAAGCAGTTTaacacgatatttttttctgataaaattttattgaaatttagcGATGAAGAGACCTGATTAATTAATAGATGAAAGGCACCTTATCGAAAGCCTTGCTGAAGTCAAGATATATAATATCGAGTGGTTGCTTGCTGTCCATCGTTTTTGTCCAAGTATTCGTAGAAAATAGCAAACCAGTCACCACAGACCTACCAGGTATAAACCCATGCTGTTGTTCTGGGATAAGATTGTTATCTTCCATGTGTGCCAATAGCTGCTTGACAATGATTTTTTCCATTACCTTGCAGCTTATGGACGTAAGACTCACAGGCCTATAATTTACCGGATCAAGTTTGTCTCCTGATTTGTATAATGGGGTAACAGTTGCTAATAACCACTCCTTTGGCAGAACACCAGCCGCGAACGAGGATGTCATTATTTCAGACAGAGGTGTAGACAACGATGTAGCGCAATTTTTTAGGAGTTTTGCTGACATTGTTTGATCTGGACCAGGTGCTGTATCAACAGAGAGACGACCGGTCGTTTCGAAATAGTAAGTAActagctcggtggccgcatggctgtcggagacagtgctccgaggtcgcggtcccggcgctagtgggttcgaatcccaccgaagggggaggattttttcgaaggaaggaacctccgccgggccatggatgtgtgtgtatgtctattaggggctgacggtagggtggtggaaggaagagcgacactctttcgaccaccaccgcgaggtcagcacgggttcgagtcccgtcgggaaaaggcgcccatgggtgtataagtgttgtgtatgtctgtgaatgtgaggtggaatgggcgtgggtggccgcggaaagtgccccggagccccgtcgcACCACCTGAAGGAAGGAGAGGATAGGCAAAAAGGAATTGGAAAGGAAAAACCACCGACCGAAAAGGTACCGTAAAAATGCCGTATGACAAAAAATAGTAAgtaattatcaatattaattacACTATCTATAATTGATGACTTTAACCATGTCTCCGAGAGGGCGACGATGGTTGGTAAGGTATTAAGTACTTCTACAAGCAACTCGTTAAATTTGGACGTTATTGAACAGATATTTGTATAGAGAACAGATATATTGAAATTTTCGACAatcagtttttttgtttggtaATCTTCTGGGGCACGCGATAAATATACTTAATTGTTAAATTAGTTTCACCGGAGTTTATGCGCTGATTTAATTCTTCACGTAATGACTTGAGATACTGCATTTGACGAGGTGTTCTGTCCTCTCTTATAACAATTTTCGCATAAACATCCTTACCCAAAAGAACTGATTGTTTTCTTAAGCATGCTCGAGCTGAATCGGAATTATTTAAACGCAGTTTAAGCGGAGCTTAAAGAGTAGCGGCAGGAGCTACTCTTTCCCAAACGGACAACATTTTCAGGGGATACAGCCAGCGAAGTGTCGATAACCTTCAAAATATCGTTTGCGATCTCCAcattgtagtgacccagtttaaaatttaaatttaagtttccggtaccgccacaacagcgcgccaaatgtgaaggcgGCTAGACTGGGAACTActagcggaaatatagcggggaggaaacgggctcgcgcgggtggttgaagggggtaggtcactttttgtttggtttttcgaaacgaacagacctttcgaagagcgatccaatattccaaaaatctgtaagttacatctgaaccgattacactaccgttccgagtagatattttgtgtccccgtgaagaattcaacgttttttaattcacctgggtaatttatcccactttcgttgccttttttttgtgttttgttttgggaccaggaccacgtggtaagggtatgttgtagatttcattttgttgcatgctgtttctttaagaggcgtccatttgttaattttaagcgttatccctaaatttctcccgggaggtccatttttgacaatctgtaaatttcgaaaattagtagccgtcgtccggaccgcgtgcgtccattttgtttttttctttcgctaacattttctaacggcactcgacccgccatatttttgtttagtatTGCCAGCGAGTATTGTATCcctttttaaagcgtttttttattttatcgttattcaACTTCTCGCGTTTTGTCCTCTTTTATTGTCTcgttgtttaatgttgcgttttgttttgcttgtgttatccttgtttaatgttgcgtttttgttttgtgtattttatcgtcgtttaatgttacgctttgttcgaTAGAATTAAACTCGGGTTATTCCTTcgtgttgttgctagatttcggaaaaattaaaataaaatgttgtaagtgcgccctgtgggagctaggtgacaatcaggaagtcgtggggttgtttagtaaatttctgtggaagctacggttatttagAGCCGTTAGCGGGGACGGACCTTAGTCTTTGCGGGAGCGGCGtcgggatgttttcgtgaagcttccgtcgacGGTTATAGGGACTTTGGGGTTTTGtccggaaacggttggttggggacggcGGACCTAGGTCTTTGCGGCTGCGGTCTAGGAATGCTACTCGTACGACCCCGAAACGCTCTGTCACTCCTGCTGGGTCGGTGAAATAGTCCgacgttcattaataccccgaatatctataaacgtcgcttgatttcaagatgattcagattattcttctgagtcccctcgcggccgaaagtttgttacctccagctctaagctcccgaaggcgtaccttgaccgcgtagttccgagttaaacattgtttttgtaattaatcgaattgtaaaatatgagtaatacctgggatacggtttttgaagagggtttttcatccgtccctgtctgtaataactgccttataatttgtttacttgttttgcaagctttaaactgtcattttgtctgtcatgtgcccgtttttctgttattttaaatattgttgcattcatcttgcagtttatctttgtgatgtactcaactagttaatttcttgtacttcgttaaacttaatttctgtcttttgtattcgtttcaatttctttttcatcaaagttattacaggcatttttaataaaaggtattttgcgtccctcacatgtgtgttttatttgcggcactcttccaactggaaccctcaccgtttgcattccgaacctttccgccaaaagaaaatcacaacgtagggctcctccgattcgatgacgatcacgaccacatttgttaccgttttgcgcaggttcaaatatttggcggaaaaagtaatgtattcgaATCATTACAACATCTTCAACATGAGGATCTTTCTTGACATTATATAAGATGACATTGCAGGCTCGAACTGACCGTTCCACCGACTCCTCAATAATTGTCTCTCGATCTGCAGGGTTAGTGTTTGTGGTATTCGAGCGAATCAGAGTCTCCAACTGAGCAAAACGTTCATCAAATGACGTTTTCATACTATTAACAAGAGTTTTTATCTCCGCCATAGTACTGAACGTTACGTTGCATCGGTTGCAGAGCACTTTAATATTAGCAGACCGAGATTTGATAGATTCGACTTCTTTTTCACTCAAAGTCAGACAACGTATGTGGATGTTTAATGAACAGCCATCACACTTGACGTGTGCCGCTTTTCCACTAACATCCTTAAAGCAGTGGCAACAATTAGCACTCATTGCACCTAATTAATATGCAAGACGCGCACCCGcttgttatttttaatgtttttgtaaCGCGACGCTGTGTATCGCTAGGTATAAAAACCCCAGAGGACAAAAACAACGGTAAGATACGGATCTTATCTGTCtcgttgaaaaatgtatttaaatacGGCAATAAATAAGAATAGGTGCTTTGAGTACTTACGTAAAAACTTGCAAATGTTAGATATGCAAAACGATATAACTTTCGAAAATATACGAATCAACTAAGCACTGGCAAATGGAAAACAGAACGGAGCACGTTGGAACACGTTTGCACACATCCGCAGCAAAACAATGTTtgattttggatgattttccCATGTGCCCATTTTCTGGTGGTCTATTGAGTTTCGAGTATTTTTTGGGagcataaaaaattatgatttttaaaGGAATTTCACTACATTAGTTTGTAAGGCGCCAAATATACCTCTTTGATTTGGTgttgtttttctctttttcttgCATGCGCCAATTGGTCTGGTCCAGAAATAAAAAGCCATTTTGGAGTGTCTAAAAACACGGTATGTTGTAAGTTTTTTAGAGTGCTCGTGAGATAATTTTACATGattttgggagattttaaCGGTTTTTTCGTGTGCCCAATCTTTGGTGGTCTACACATATTTGGGAACTTTTGGGGtggataaaaattaattatttttgagagGTTTTGGGGCCTTTTCGGTTGTGTGCTTTTGGGCAAATAGCTAAATTTGTAAGATTTATATGTCCTGGCCcagaagtaacattttatataCTACTCATGATGTTTGAAAGCAGAGATTTGGGTCCGACCCTTGTTGCtctgaattatttttctttaattattcaGCAAAAAGGCTAATAGTGCGAGCTTCAAAGCGTCAGTCTTTGAGGGGATATGGAAATGAAACTGAGAGAGGtggttccattaaaaaattatttacgaaatttgTTACAAAATGATTAAAGTCATCTTGTTCCTTGTTCCTGTTTCGAGGATGACGAGTCCCTTCTTGTTTATGCGAGGGGGGATATTTCGAAGGCCTCCAAGGAGGAGAACATCTGGTTGAAGCTCCTGAAAAGCAAAACTGAACAAACAGAACAAGCATGATTCCGGTACTAAAAAGTACCAAAACACAAATGTACTCACACAGATCTGGGCACTTCTAGCAAAACTACTTTGTACCTTGACAGATAGTCGAGTATTGCAAGAATATAGAAATAAAACTAGAAGACGtgtttcacttaaattttattggagaAAATTGCACAAAACCATTAAGTCAACTTGCTCTTGATCATGGTTTCGAAGATGGCTTGTCCTTTCTTGTTCACCTCAGCTTCGGGGCGGCTCTCGATGGTCTTCAGCCATTTTGTGAGGCGAGGGTACTTCTGGTCGTCGACTGCAAAAAGAACGTCCCAGCTGGTGATAGTTGGGAACAGGCTATAGTCGGCTAAAGTGACGGAGTCTCCAGTCATGTACTGTTTACCCTCGAGGAAGGCCTCCAAGAACGAGTACACCTGGCCCAAGCTCTCTTTGTCGTTGTCGTCTAGACTGGTTTTGCCGGCCCGAAGAATAGCGCCCTAGAGAGAACGAGCATAATCCCGGTTCTAGTAGTACCGAAGTACAAAAGTACTCACAACGATAGCGAGACCTCTGGCGAAAGCCACTCCCGAGTCGAAGTGCAATCTCTGGTCTACCAGCGCTCTCTTTTTCAAATCCTTGGGGTAGAGGTTATCGTTCTTGGCGTACTTTGCAACGAGGTAGACGTTGATCGCGTGACTGTCACACAAAGTAAAACCGTCGCTGTCGACCAGTGTGGGTACGGTGTGTTGAGgattgagctaaaaatctcggttgaaatttgtttttaaatggtaTAATTGGTACTACCTTGAGGTATTCGGGTTGCAAGTGTTCGCCTTTCGAGAGATCCACTTCTTTAAGTTTCAGTTCTAGACCGATGGCTTTGGCTGTGATTTGTACGGCTCGTACCGCAGGGCTGGGTACCATCATGTATAACGTTGGAGCCATGGTTGTCTGTCGGCTTGCACTGTGCAACTGAGATCCTACAGTGGTTCCTGTCCAATTTAATAATGCGCGCGGTGATTAGTCAGCAGATTGTTGAGaatgacttttaaattaaagtaatcataaaatctgacagaagtggagccaaatttgaaaaataaatcagaTGCAAGTACTCTCGGTACTATTACCAAAACATGCGATGGTGTGATACAAGGTATCTTGACAGGTTACAATTTTTGTGGTAAAAAAGAATATAGAGAgtactaaaattaaaattttattgacgaAAATTATACATAACTATGAAGTCAATTTGCTCTTGACCATTGTTTCGAAGCGGGTGAGTCCCATCTTGTTCACCTCAGCTTCGGGGCGACTCTGGATTGTCTTTAACCACTTTGTGGGCGTCGATTGCAACAAGAGTGTTCGAGGTGGTGATGGTTGCAAAAAGACTGTAATCGGCTATGGTGACGGAGTCTCCAGTCATGTACTGTTTGCCGTCGAGGAAGGCCTCCAAGAACCCGTACACCTGGTTCAAGCTCTCTTTGTCGCTGTCGTTTAGACTGGTTTTGCCGGCGCCAAAAATAGCATTCTAGAGTAAACGTCATGATTCAGGTACTCACAGTACTAAAGCACAAAAGTACTCACGATAATCGGGACACCTCTGGCGAAAGCCACCCCGTTGTCGAAGTGCAGTCTCTGGTCCACCAGCGCCCTCTTTTTCAAATCCTTGGGGTAGAGGTTGTCGTTCTTAGCGTACTTTGAGACGAGGTAGGCGTTGATGGCGTGGCTGTCCCACAAGGTGAAACCGTCGTCTTCGACCAGAGTGGGTACGGTGTGTTGAGGATTGATCTACAAATGTCAATTGagatttgttttgaaattgtaTGATTGCCAATTGGTACTACCTTGAGATATGGCGGTTGCAAGTGTTCGCCATTCAAAAAGTCCAGTTGTTGCAGTTTCAATTCTAGTCCGATGGCTTTGGCTGTGATCTGTACGCATGAAGGTAGTATTAATAGGAGGGAGCATTCCCTATACCGTCAATGCTTTAGATTCGGTACCAGTCGGCTACTCTCTAGTACCACTTTATGACTCTTCTTAAACTAGCCGCCAGCGTTAATGACACTGTTGGCCCACTGCTCAAATCTTTTCAGTGGCGTGCTCAACAAGAGTAATTTGGGGAATTTGGGCATTtcagttattttaccttcggcTTTACGTGTGAGTGGTTTTGGTATGAATTTTCTCCGTGTTTGggtgttgttttattgtttttgttgttatttttgaactttttgtaaTTCAGAAGAATTGCAAAGAGAGCGAAAATACCAATTTTACCACGCCACTGGAAAGGCACATGGTGCGCTCTATATTTAGTACCACTTTATAGCAGTGCGCATTTACGCGGCATTTccgcttttttcaaatagtgcTCCCTCCTGTTAATACTACCTCCATGTCTGTACGCCTCGTACAGCGGGACTGGATGCAACCATATATAGAGTTGGAGCCATAGTTGTATGTCGGCTTGCACTGTACAATTGATATCCTACCGAGGTTGCTGTCCAATTTTATAATATCTAGATAAAGCGGTGATTACTGATTAGTCAGCATATTATTGAGAATGACTTTTAAATTCTGAAGTGGTTCCAAAACTtccaaattgtaaaaaataaatcggaGGCAAGTACTTTTAGTACTATTCTCAAAATATGTGTGATGTTGTGATACAAGGTACCTTGCTAAAGTTACATTTTCATGGTAAAAAAGAATATAGGAACAGAACAAGTtgatgtgtatttttttttaaatgctttaaaacaaggaaaccgcattggcctacattttatgaaacatgatatacagggtgtatttttaaaatgtgtcgaaattttacctacaaggttgtttgacaacgtagaagactaaaagcatttgaaaaatttgtagcttaaaaaataaatgtcatttttttttttgaaatagaaatttttagatattttttccgagttctacatgaagccagtagctcgtggttaaaatatctgtacaactttcaataacaccctgtataatacaaAGTACCTTGGCAGGTAACAATTTTCTAGGTAGCGAAAGTACTGAGGGAATCTGGAAATAAATCTAGGAcacgtttttattaaaaatttattgacgACAATTCTACAAAACTATGAAGTCAATTTGCTCTTGATCATATTTTCAAAGATGGCGAGTCCCTTCTTGTTCACCTCAGCTTCGGGGCGAGTCTCGATGGTCTTCAACCACTTGGTAAGACGTGGGTACTTTTGGGCGTCGATTGCAACAAGAGCGTTGGAGCCGGTGATGGTTGCAAACAGACTGTAGTCGGCAATGGTGACGGAGTCTCCGGCCATATATTGTTTACCGTCGAGGAAGGCCTCCAAGAACCCGTACACCTGGTTTATGCTCTCCTTCTCGCTGTCTTCTAGACTGGTTTTGCCGGCGCGAAGAATAGCCCCCTAGATTAAACATCATGACTCCGGTACTAACAATATTAATCACAAAAGTACTCACAACAATAGGAAGACCTCTGGCGAAAGCCACCCCCGTGTCGAAGTGCAGTCTCTGGTCCACCAGCGCCCTCTTTTTCAAATCCTTGGGGTAGAGGTTGTCGTTCTTGGCGTACTTTGAGACGAGGTAGACGTTGATGGCGTGACTGTCCCACAAGGTGAAACCGTCTTCGTCGACCAGAGTGGGTACGGTGTGTTGAGGATTGAGCTAAAATCTCAGTGG encodes:
- the LOC138130082 gene encoding uncharacterized protein, whose protein sequence is MAPTLYMIAPSPAVRAVQITASAIGLELNLKELDFMKGEHMQPEYLKLNPQHTVPTLVDEDGFTLWDSHAINVYLVSKYAKNDNLYPKDLKKRALVDQRLHFDTGVAFARGLPIVGAILRAGKTSLEDSEKESINQVYGFLEAFLDGKQYMAGDSVTIADYSLFATITGSNALVAIDAQKYPRLTKWLKTIETRPEAEVNKKGLAIFENMIKSKLTSYGPTVSLTLAASLRRVIKWECSLLLILPSCVQITAKAIGLELKLQQLDFLNGEHLQPPYLKINPQHTVPTLVEDDGFTLWDSHAINAYLVSKYAKNDNLYPKDLKKRALVDQRLHFDNGVAFARGVPIINAIFGAGKTSLNDSDKESLNQVYGFLEAFLDGKQYMTGDSVTIADYSLFATITTSNTLVAIDAHKALLNWTGTTVGSQLHSASRQTTMAPTLYMMVPSPAVRAVQITAKAIGLELKLKEVDLSKGEHLQPEYLKLNPQHTVPTLVDSDGFTLCDSHAINVYLVAKYAKNDNLYPKDLKKRALVDQRLHFDSGVAFARGLAIVGAILRAGKTSLDDNDKESLGQVYSFLEAFLEGKQYMTGDSVTLADYSLFPTITSWDVLFAVDDQKYPRLTKWLKTIESRPEAEVNKKGQAIFETMIKSKLT